The Agromyces hippuratus genome has a window encoding:
- a CDS encoding type I restriction endonuclease subunit R → MTGLSEAYWERDALDTLSEPLGWRPMHGEDLAPGTGERDTWDDFLIRPRLLDALRRLNPGVPGDYLQQAVAEIAAPKSQDAITENHRIHQYLVGGYPLSYIDSDGVEQNPRLRLLGAEPENDWLAVNQVTVRQGDLHRRFDIVLFVNGMPLVIVELKRAGSASTGVAPAHAQLQTYLREFPMAFRFCVLTLASDGLEAKYGTPFTPLNHFAPWNVDDDGAPLAQPRLEGGMSVEPIDDALNGLFNPERFLQLVRNFTAFDENADGLTKRIAKPHQYFAVTKAVGSTVQAVETNGKAGVVWHTQGSGKSMEMELYANLVSRHPKLKNPTVIVVTDRTELDGQLFQTFSQSLLLAEKPVQVRERAQLRDELSNRVTGGIYFTTLQKFGLTETEKQSGTQHPLLTDRRNVIVIVDEAHRSHYDDLDGYARHLRDALPNATLIAFTGTPISFAERDTRAVFGDYIDIYDLTRAVDDGATVPVYFEPRLIKVSFADDATEEDIDRAADEYTLGLDDTERARLEASVAVVNAVYGAPERIETLAADLVQHWEERRERMKPFLESPGKALVVGGTREICARLYDAIVALRPDWHSDALDKGRIKVVYSGSASDQPPVSDHVRRESENKAIKARLKVASDELELVIVKDMMLTGFDAPPLHTLYLDRPLKGALLMQTLARVNRTFRGKKDGLLVAYAPMADNLAKALSEYTVPDQENRPIGRDVDEAVAIASELVAQIRGMLAECEWRSIVAQGGSRAWRTAATTATNYLRDPLNPLNAVELGAERLSSRYRTATGQLARAWALASGRAGLAELHDEIAFYEEVRVWMAKFDAAERQSRDEPIPEEISRLLGGLVANAIAPGDVVDIYDAAGLPRLALDDLGPEYLAKAQAAPNAHLAIEALRKSLTDAGASATRGNLVRQRAFSERIAEIMNRYTNQQLTSAEVIAELVELAKEVAAEASRGSHFSPPLSSDELAFYDAVATNESAIDVHGEDVLAQIARELVAVMRRDVRTDWTVRDDVRAKLRASIKRLLVKYKYPPDKQPEAIKLVMDQMQAMAPRYADERQA, encoded by the coding sequence ATGACCGGATTGTCCGAAGCCTACTGGGAGCGCGACGCGCTCGACACCCTCTCTGAGCCACTCGGGTGGCGCCCGATGCACGGCGAGGACCTCGCCCCCGGCACGGGCGAGCGCGACACATGGGACGACTTCCTCATCCGCCCGCGCCTGCTCGACGCGCTGCGCCGCTTGAACCCCGGTGTGCCCGGCGACTATCTGCAGCAGGCGGTCGCCGAGATCGCGGCGCCGAAATCGCAGGATGCGATCACCGAGAACCACCGCATCCACCAGTACCTCGTCGGCGGATACCCGCTGAGCTACATCGACTCCGACGGAGTCGAGCAGAACCCCCGGCTGCGCCTGCTCGGCGCCGAGCCAGAGAACGACTGGCTCGCCGTCAACCAGGTCACCGTCCGGCAGGGCGACCTTCACCGCCGGTTCGACATCGTGCTGTTCGTCAACGGGATGCCGCTGGTGATCGTCGAGCTGAAACGTGCGGGTTCGGCATCCACCGGTGTCGCACCCGCGCACGCGCAGTTGCAGACGTATCTGCGCGAGTTCCCGATGGCGTTCCGCTTCTGCGTGCTCACCCTCGCGAGCGACGGGCTCGAGGCGAAGTACGGCACGCCGTTCACCCCGCTCAACCACTTCGCACCGTGGAACGTCGACGACGACGGCGCTCCGCTCGCGCAGCCCCGACTCGAAGGTGGGATGTCGGTCGAGCCGATCGACGACGCGCTGAACGGCCTCTTCAACCCGGAGCGGTTCTTGCAGCTCGTACGCAACTTCACCGCGTTCGACGAGAATGCCGACGGGCTCACCAAGCGCATCGCGAAGCCGCACCAGTACTTCGCCGTGACGAAGGCCGTCGGCAGCACCGTGCAGGCGGTCGAGACAAACGGTAAGGCCGGCGTCGTGTGGCACACGCAGGGCTCCGGAAAGTCGATGGAGATGGAGCTGTACGCGAACCTCGTGTCGCGGCATCCGAAACTCAAGAACCCGACCGTGATCGTTGTCACCGACCGCACCGAGCTCGACGGCCAACTGTTCCAGACGTTCAGCCAGAGCCTGCTGCTCGCCGAGAAGCCGGTGCAAGTTCGTGAGCGCGCGCAGTTGCGCGATGAACTGAGCAATCGTGTGACGGGTGGCATCTACTTCACGACGCTCCAGAAGTTCGGGCTGACCGAGACCGAGAAGCAGTCCGGTACGCAGCATCCACTGCTCACCGACCGGCGCAACGTGATCGTCATCGTCGATGAGGCGCACCGCAGCCACTACGACGACCTCGACGGGTATGCCAGACACCTGCGCGACGCGCTGCCGAACGCAACGCTCATCGCCTTCACCGGCACCCCGATCTCATTCGCCGAGCGCGACACCCGCGCAGTCTTTGGCGACTACATCGACATCTACGACCTCACTCGAGCCGTAGATGACGGAGCTACCGTTCCGGTGTACTTCGAGCCTCGACTCATCAAGGTTTCATTCGCCGACGACGCGACCGAAGAGGACATCGACCGAGCCGCCGACGAATACACGCTGGGCCTCGACGACACCGAGCGTGCCCGGCTCGAGGCATCCGTCGCCGTCGTCAACGCGGTGTACGGCGCCCCGGAGCGCATCGAGACCCTCGCTGCCGACCTCGTGCAGCATTGGGAGGAGCGGCGCGAGCGCATGAAGCCGTTTCTCGAATCGCCGGGCAAGGCACTCGTCGTGGGCGGTACGCGCGAGATTTGCGCGCGGCTCTACGACGCGATTGTCGCGCTCCGGCCGGACTGGCACTCAGACGCACTCGACAAGGGCCGCATCAAAGTCGTCTACTCAGGGTCCGCTTCGGATCAGCCGCCGGTGAGCGACCACGTGCGGCGTGAGTCCGAGAACAAAGCAATCAAAGCGCGGCTGAAGGTCGCCTCCGATGAGCTCGAGCTGGTGATTGTCAAGGACATGATGCTCACCGGGTTCGACGCACCGCCGCTTCACACCTTGTATCTCGACCGGCCGCTCAAGGGCGCGCTGCTCATGCAGACCCTCGCGCGCGTGAATCGCACGTTCCGGGGCAAGAAAGACGGTCTGCTCGTCGCGTATGCCCCGATGGCCGATAACCTCGCCAAGGCACTGTCGGAGTACACCGTCCCGGACCAGGAGAACAGGCCGATCGGCCGCGACGTCGACGAAGCCGTGGCGATCGCATCTGAGCTGGTTGCGCAGATCCGCGGGATGCTCGCGGAATGCGAGTGGCGGTCGATCGTGGCGCAGGGCGGCTCGCGAGCGTGGCGTACCGCGGCGACGACGGCGACGAACTACCTGCGCGATCCCCTGAACCCGCTCAACGCAGTGGAACTGGGCGCCGAACGCCTTTCGTCTCGATACCGCACCGCGACCGGGCAACTCGCGCGCGCGTGGGCGCTTGCGTCGGGCCGCGCCGGCCTCGCCGAACTCCACGACGAGATCGCGTTCTACGAAGAGGTGCGGGTGTGGATGGCGAAGTTCGACGCAGCTGAACGCCAGTCACGCGATGAGCCGATCCCCGAGGAGATCTCGCGCCTGCTCGGAGGGCTGGTCGCCAACGCAATCGCCCCAGGTGACGTGGTCGACATCTACGACGCCGCCGGCCTCCCGCGCCTCGCGCTCGATGACCTCGGCCCGGAGTATCTCGCCAAAGCCCAGGCTGCGCCAAACGCGCACCTCGCGATCGAGGCCCTTCGCAAATCGCTGACTGATGCCGGCGCGTCGGCCACGCGTGGGAACCTCGTGCGTCAGCGAGCCTTCTCGGAGCGAATCGCCGAGATCATGAACCGCTACACGAACCAGCAGCTGACCTCAGCGGAGGTCATCGCCGAGCTCGTCGAGCTGGCGAAGGAAGTCGCAGCCGAGGCATCCCGAGGCTCACACTTCTCGCCGCCACTCTCGAGTGATGAGCTCGCGTTCTACGACGCTGTGGCGACCAACGAGTCCGCAATCGACGTGCACGGCGAGGACGTGCTCGCACAGATCGCTCGAGAACTTGTCGCCGTGATGCGACGCGATGTGCGGACCGACTGGACCGTTCGGGACGACGTGCGGGCAAAGCTGCGGGCGTCGATCAAGCGGCTGCTCGTGAAGTACAAGTACCCGCCAGACAAGCAGCCCGAGGCGATCAAGCTCGTCATGGACCAGATGCAGGCGATGGCACCCCGGTATGCGGACGAGCGACAGGCGTAA